TGATGAAGACAATAAAGATAATATAGAAGAAATAGATGATGTAATTATATATGAATAATAAAAAGCTATGAGTTTATGCTCATAGCTTTATGTATAAATAAAGGAAGAGAAGAATAATTAATAATTAAAATGCTTAAATTTATTATTATATAATAAGTTAATAGTATTAAATTATTAAAAATAGGAGGAGTAAAATGGCAGGAAATTTATTTGGAAAAATGGCAGCAGATACATTAGGATTATCAGATATAGGAAAAATAATATCACCTAAGGATTTTGATAAAGTTGATGGTGATGATTACATAATGAATGAAGATGGGGAGAAAATCTATTTCGTAATAAAATCAAAATCAGATGAGTATGTATTCACAAATAGAGGCTTATTACATGTAGATGGGACTAGTGCAGTAAGTAAAAAAAGAGTAGTAAAGAGACATGACTTTTACTATGAAAAAGTACATTCAGTAACATTAGAAACAGCAGGTACGATAGATCTAGATATAGAAATAAAATTTAGCTTTGGAAACAATTCATTTAGTATAGACGTTGATAAAAAGCAACTAGAACAGTTAAAAGATTTATACAAAGCATTAGTTGAGATAGGAAGAATACAAGGAAAAAATAGTACATCTATTGAAGATGGTATGAACGGCCTTAAGATGGCTAATGAAGCAATATCAAGAAGTTCACTACAAGGAAATGCATCAGAAATAGTAAAGGAGTTAACGAATTTTAACTTTAATTGGATGCAGAATATAAGAAATGAATACAACAACAAAGATTTTGGATATGTTTTTGAAAAATATATAAATAACTAATTAATATATAAAGTACGATTCAAATAAAATTTTAGAGGTAACTATATGGCAAATCATGAATTTGGAATTATGCAAAATCAACCTATGAATAAAGAACGATTTGGTGAATATGAACCCAATAAATATGATTGTATTGTAGTTGATGACAACTTTATTGACCCGATTTTAATAGATTTACAAAAGGTAGATTGTTATTGGCATACTCTTCAAAATCCAGCTAAAGGTCTTGCATATTATGGTATTACACTTATACCACCTGAATCAATGGATATATTAATAAAAGCTTTATTATTACAAGATAAATTAGAATATACAGATTTGATTTCTTTAGTTAATCAAGCAAAAGAAGAAAATAAATATATAATTCATTTTGGAATATAAATTATAATATGTATTTGAATGGTAAATAGGTATTTTATTATTAAAATCCATAAATATGTTATTAACTGAAAATAGCAATTACATTAGACGAAAATTTTCTAATGTAATTGCTATTTTTATATAAGAATTAACAGAAATATACATTATTTATGCAGTAGTTACTTCTGTTTTTTGAGATAATTTACAAAATACATAATTACATGGTTTTTGTAAATATTGAATCATAGGCCCTATTGCTAAAATAATTATAATTGTACCAATTCCAATAGTACCCCCTAAAATAAATCCAAGTACAAGTCCGATTGATTCAGATGTAATCTTAGACATCATTAAAGACAAGTTAAGCTTAGACTTTATTGCTAACATAAAGTAATCAAGTGGAGTATTAGGTAGTTTAGATACTAAATATATAGATATACCTATACTTATTATAGGTAAAGCTAAAATAAATACAGCAAACTTCATTAAAGTCTCTGTTATAATGATATCACCTAAAAATAACATCCAGAAATCTATAAATAATCCTAAAAATATAGAAGTTATCATAGTTGCAATATTAGGAAATTCTTTTCTAATTATTCCGCCTATAATTATTTGTATAAATGCTACAATATTCATGCATAGTCCAATTGATAAACCAGTCTTCTCACTTAATCCAATATTTACAGCATCCCAAGGTCCATTTCCAAAGTTAGAAATAGCTATAATAGATATACCAAGAGCCATAATAAGAAGTCCAACTAAGAAAAATACTATTCTAAGTTTTAAATTAGTTTTGTCAAATTTTAAAGTACTTTCCATTAAATCCTCCCAATAAAATATATTTATTATATACATTATACATTTTTATACACCAAATGCAAAACTTATAAAAATATATTATAATAAAATATATGGAAAATTTCTAAATTATACAATACATTATCTGAATAAAATACTTAAGGGGGAAAAATGGATTATCAAGAATCATTAAAATACATAGAAGAAAGTCATAAATTTGGAATTAGGCTAGGTTTAGATAATATGTCTAAATTATTGGAACTTTTAGGAAATCCGCAAGATAAATTAAATATAATTCATGTTGCAGGAACTAATGGAAAGGGATCAACATGTTCATTTATAACTAGCATATTAAAAGAAGCTGGATATAAAGTAGGATTATATACATCTCCATATTTGGAAACTTTTACAGAAAGAATAAGAATAAATGGCGAAAATATACCAAAAGAAGATGTGGCTAGAATAGTTACATTGATAAAAGAAAAAATAGAACAAATGGTATCAGAAGGGTATAGTTATCCAACTGAATTTGAAATAGTAACTACAATGGCATTTTATTATTATTATGAACAAGGCGTTGATTTTGTAGCCCTTGAAGTCGGACTAGGTGGTAGATATGATGCTACAAACATAATAAAAAAATCAGATTTAAGTGTCATAACATCAATAAGCTTAGACCATGTAGGCATATTAGGAGATACAGTTGCTAAAATTGCCTATGAAAAGGGTGGAATAATAAAGGAAAACGGAGTAGTTGTAGTTTATGATCAAAGTGATGAAGCTAAGAATGTAATAAAAGACATCTGCAAAGAAAAGAGTGCAAAATACATAGAAGTAAAATTTGATGATATAAATATAAAGCAATCTGACATAAATTCTCAAGTGTATGACTGCACAATAATAGGAGAAAGATACGAAGATTTAGAAATCAAATTAATAGGAGAGCATCAAGTAAATAATTCGATACTAGCGTTAAGTGCAATTGAGATTTTAAAACAATTAAAACACTTAAACATAAATGAAGATGATATAAGGCGTGGACTTATAAATACAAGATGGCCAGGTAGAATAGAAAAAATACTGGATATACCTACATTTATAATAGATGGAGCGCACAATGAAGATGGAGCCAGATCTTTAGCTAAAGCAATAGATAAAAACTTTAAAGGTAAAAAAGCTACTCTTTTAATAGGAATGTTAGAAGATAAAGATATAGATGGTGTTTTAGAAATACTTATGCCTTATTTTGATAAGGTAATAACAACTACGCCAGATAATGATAGAGCAATAAACAGTGAGATTTTAAAGGAAAAAATATCTAAGTATATAGATAATGTTATATCTAAAGAAAATATAGAGGATGCAGTAAACTATACTTTAAAAAATGCAAAAGAAGATGATATTATTATAAGTGCAGGATCTTTATATATGATTGGAACAGTTAGAACCCTATTAAATGATAGAATAATGTTAAATTACTAAAATATAAAAGGTGGTATTAACCACCTTTTTTTATTTTAAATATTAGTATTTATTTTAGGTTTTCGTTGATAGCTTTAGATAATTGATCCGGGCAAGATGTAACTTTTCCGCCACATGGTATATTAGCTAATTTATTAGCAACATCATGTGCATTTTGACCAATTACTAAACTTTTAAGTCCTAAAAGGTTACCAGGACATCCTCCTGTAAAATCGATACTAGTTATGATATTATTATCATCAACCTCGAAAGATATTTCTCTACAGCAAACACCACTAGGTTTAAATGTGATTTTCATAAAATAAACTCCTAATTATAATAATATAGTTAACATAATGATACACAAAAGAAAGGTATAATACAAGCACTATATGCAATATATTTCTATAGTATATATATTATAGGAGGGAGGGTGATTACTTGAAGGTATATGTTTCTAATTATCTATCAAGAAGTATTAGTATACTAGATTACTCAACTTTGGAATTTGAAAGAGATATAAAGCTAGATGAAAATATATATCCACATAACTTTTGTATAGATAAAGAACAACAATTAGCATATATACCAAGCTCATTAGATGGAGAGTTATACGTGATTGATTTATCAATAGGAAAAGTTATAGATGATATATCTATTGGAGGAAAATTAGCCAATATAGCATTGTGCAATGGAGAATTATTTATATCAAATGAAGATTCAAATAGCATTTATGTATTAGACGTAAAAACATTAAATCCTATAGGAGTAATTGGTGTAGATAATATGCCACATGGATCTGATATAGATTGTATTAATAATAAATTGTATGTAGCTTGTATAAATTCGATAATTTGTATAGATACATACAATAAAAGTATATGTAAAAAAATTGAGACAGATTTTAAAGCATGGCATGTGAAATTAGATAGAAATAGAAAAGAAATATATACATCAACGCTAGATGGAAAAGTTGTAGTAATAGATGAAGAAAGCTTAAAAATAACAAAGATAATAGACAAATTTTTGTTACCAGTTCAAATTTGTTTTAATTATGATGCTAAAAAAATATATATAGCGGATATGGGCCATAAGAAAGTAATAATATTAGATTATGACACTGGTGAAATATTAGACTATATAGATATAAATGGAGATCCCCAAGGACTTTATATATCAAATGATTATAAATTATTATTTATATCGGACACTAAAAATAATTTAATAAAAATATATAAAACATCAGATAATACATTAATAAAAAATATAAAAGTAGGAAAAGAGCCTACAACAATACTTTGTGTGTAGGCTTAGTGATTTTCTTTTATTAATAAGTCTATAATTTCTGCATACATATAAGATGCATTCTTTTTCCAATTATTACAGATTTGTTGAGCTTGTTTCTCTGAAGAAACATTTAAGTTTAAATCTATTAAGCTAGATTGATTTTCTATGACTCTTAAATTAACAATAAATTCATTGTTATTTTGTTGAATAAAACTTGATTTTACTTCAGTATCAGATAGTAAACTTTGTTTATTAAGAGTAATATAATCATCTATTTTCTTAGTAACATCTTCTGGAATTCTAGATAAAAAGTATTCTAAAATCTCAAGTCCTTTTTGAGTAAGAGAATAATATTCTCTATCAGATTCTTTATATGTAGTTAAAAATTTAGATTCCATAAGCTGAGATAAAAACTGTTGAAGAGAAAAATAATTCATCATTTCAGTTTCTAGAACAACTTGCGTTATTTGAGAATTAGTTAAATCCATATTAATTTTATCTAAAATATAT
The Romboutsia ilealis genome window above contains:
- a CDS encoding PH domain-containing protein, encoding MAGNLFGKMAADTLGLSDIGKIISPKDFDKVDGDDYIMNEDGEKIYFVIKSKSDEYVFTNRGLLHVDGTSAVSKKRVVKRHDFYYEKVHSVTLETAGTIDLDIEIKFSFGNNSFSIDVDKKQLEQLKDLYKALVEIGRIQGKNSTSIEDGMNGLKMANEAISRSSLQGNASEIVKELTNFNFNWMQNIRNEYNNKDFGYVFEKYINN
- a CDS encoding YczE/YyaS/YitT family protein — translated: MESTLKFDKTNLKLRIVFFLVGLLIMALGISIIAISNFGNGPWDAVNIGLSEKTGLSIGLCMNIVAFIQIIIGGIIRKEFPNIATMITSIFLGLFIDFWMLFLGDIIITETLMKFAVFILALPIISIGISIYLVSKLPNTPLDYFMLAIKSKLNLSLMMSKITSESIGLVLGFILGGTIGIGTIIIILAIGPMIQYLQKPCNYVFCKLSQKTEVTTA
- a CDS encoding bifunctional folylpolyglutamate synthase/dihydrofolate synthase; the encoded protein is MDYQESLKYIEESHKFGIRLGLDNMSKLLELLGNPQDKLNIIHVAGTNGKGSTCSFITSILKEAGYKVGLYTSPYLETFTERIRINGENIPKEDVARIVTLIKEKIEQMVSEGYSYPTEFEIVTTMAFYYYYEQGVDFVALEVGLGGRYDATNIIKKSDLSVITSISLDHVGILGDTVAKIAYEKGGIIKENGVVVVYDQSDEAKNVIKDICKEKSAKYIEVKFDDINIKQSDINSQVYDCTIIGERYEDLEIKLIGEHQVNNSILALSAIEILKQLKHLNINEDDIRRGLINTRWPGRIEKILDIPTFIIDGAHNEDGARSLAKAIDKNFKGKKATLLIGMLEDKDIDGVLEILMPYFDKVITTTPDNDRAINSEILKEKISKYIDNVISKENIEDAVNYTLKNAKEDDIIISAGSLYMIGTVRTLLNDRIMLNY
- a CDS encoding TIGR03905 family TSCPD domain-containing protein; translation: MKITFKPSGVCCREISFEVDDNNIITSIDFTGGCPGNLLGLKSLVIGQNAHDVANKLANIPCGGKVTSCPDQLSKAINENLK
- a CDS encoding beta-propeller fold lactonase family protein, producing MKVYVSNYLSRSISILDYSTLEFERDIKLDENIYPHNFCIDKEQQLAYIPSSLDGELYVIDLSIGKVIDDISIGGKLANIALCNGELFISNEDSNSIYVLDVKTLNPIGVIGVDNMPHGSDIDCINNKLYVACINSIICIDTYNKSICKKIETDFKAWHVKLDRNRKEIYTSTLDGKVVVIDEESLKITKIIDKFLLPVQICFNYDAKKIYIADMGHKKVIILDYDTGEILDYIDINGDPQGLYISNDYKLLFISDTKNNLIKIYKTSDNTLIKNIKVGKEPTTILCV
- a CDS encoding DUF4364 family protein; translated protein: MFENSSEELASHKLLILYILDKINMDLTNSQITQVVLETEMMNYFSLQQFLSQLMESKFLTTYKESDREYYSLTQKGLEILEYFLSRIPEDVTKKIDDYITLNKQSLLSDTEVKSSFIQQNNNEFIVNLRVIENQSSLIDLNLNVSSEKQAQQICNNWKKNASYMYAEIIDLLIKENH